One Glycine soja cultivar W05 chromosome 2, ASM419377v2, whole genome shotgun sequence genomic region harbors:
- the LOC114386346 gene encoding uncharacterized protein LOC114386346 isoform X2 encodes MRNHPAFQFLLGSSSKMQAFRRRISTATISTAKQFNALPSIIAGEFPATRRRWSSRKSRSGEDEWNEAWETAWLPDDLTPKTQAPWESDVNFPSSSSSSSAAAANDGDGDEETKAFVAEMNENWNERRKGSKEKEKKEENGALYSVENMKKDYRLKKQRMHAGLWMKEIEKLEEAKLGDSDVAGDDDIQRLLDSCSDIFDPGNNDLNNVQVQTSEFKNMPDGWETISKNQEGNVWEMSQREEDILLQEFERRIAYSKFQLVCRLLVLSRLIYLAGGGQLMGGNI; translated from the exons atgagaaacCACCCTGCATTTCAATTTCTTCTCGGTAGCTCATCGAAAATGCAAGCGTTTCGACGAAGAATCTCAACAGCGACAATCTCCACGGCGAAGCAATTCAACGCTCTTCCATCCATTATTGCCGGTGAATTTCCGGCAACGAGACGGCGGTGGTCGAGCCGCAAGTCCCGGAGCGGCGAGGACGAGTGGAACGAGGCGTGGGAGACGGCGTGGCTTCCGGATGACCTGACGCCGAAGACGCAAGCGCCGTGGGAGAGCGACGTCAACTtcccttcctcctcctcctcctcctccgccgccgccgccaATGACGGAGACGGCGACGAGGAGACGAAGGCGTTCGTGGCGGAGATGAACGAGAATTGGAACGAGCGGCGGAAAGGATcgaaggagaaggagaagaaggaagagaaCGGCGCGCTTTACAGCGTGGAGAATATGAAGAAGGATTATCGGTTGAAGAAGCAGAGAATGCACGCTGGCTTGTGGATGAAGGAGATTGAGAAGCTTGAGGAAGCGAAATTGGGCGATTCTGATGTTGCTGGTGATGATGACATTCAGAGATTGCTTGATAGTTGCTCCGA CATTTTTGACCCTGGCAATAATGATCTCAACAATGTGCAAGTTCAAACTTCTGAGTTCAAAAACATGCCTGATGGATGGGAAACAATATCAAAAAATCAAGAAGGAAATGTGTGGGAGATGTCACAGAGAGAAGAAGATATACTTCTCCAGGAATTTGAACGACGTATTGCCTATAGCAAATTTCAG